In Phaeobacter inhibens DSM 16374, the following proteins share a genomic window:
- a CDS encoding DUF1523 family protein, whose protein sequence is MRYIKWVFILTIWLLAGAFLHYTLPQNDVVRVVKTEVRRVDFGENSIFWAQQDTAQESATSVNRDVRFVEAFLPNGRPIVYRNEDTGWGWPPYFKLDSSNLQAELTDLASTKADPQWVLLRHYGWRNEFLSIFPNAVAVKPVDGPEYSQVNWFNIIFLTMLAAVIWALYVRWRRFRRARIDPMVENVEDSLYAAGDALSERRGRFRRWLDSWKQT, encoded by the coding sequence ATGCGTTATATCAAATGGGTGTTCATTCTCACCATCTGGCTGCTGGCAGGGGCCTTTCTGCATTATACACTGCCGCAGAATGATGTGGTGCGCGTGGTCAAGACTGAGGTGCGCCGGGTGGATTTCGGCGAAAACTCGATTTTCTGGGCGCAGCAGGACACGGCACAGGAAAGCGCGACCAGCGTCAATCGCGATGTCCGCTTCGTGGAAGCGTTCCTGCCAAATGGCCGCCCCATCGTCTATCGCAATGAGGACACCGGCTGGGGCTGGCCGCCGTATTTCAAGCTGGACAGCTCCAACCTGCAAGCCGAGCTGACCGATCTCGCCTCCACCAAGGCTGATCCACAATGGGTGCTGCTGCGCCACTATGGCTGGCGCAATGAATTCCTGTCGATCTTCCCGAATGCGGTCGCGGTAAAGCCGGTTGACGGGCCGGAGTATAGCCAGGTGAATTGGTTCAATATCATCTTCCTGACCATGTTGGCTGCGGTGATCTGGGCGCTTTATGTGCGCTGGCGCCGTTTCCGCCGCGCGCGGATCGATCCGATGGTGGAGAATGTCGAAGACAGCCTTTACGCTGCGGGTGATGCGCTTTCGGAGCGGCGTGGCCGGTTCCGGCGCTGGCTAGATAGCTGGAAACAGACGTAA
- a CDS encoding DUF5928 domain-containing protein, producing the protein MAKIAYVLLCHKDPEAIIQQAERLTAAGDYMAIHFDGRSPASDYQQIRTALKDNPNICFARKRVKCGWGEWSLVQATLYALESAVATFRRATHFYMVSGDCMAIKTAEYAHQLLDSRDCDYIESFDFFESNWIKTGMKEDRLIYRHVFNERKNKRLFDLSHSLQKRLGLTRALPEDMQIQIGSQWWCLRRRTVEWILSFLTERRDVLRFFRTTWIPDETFFQTLVRHLVPTKEIESRTLTLLMFSDYGMPVQFYNDHYDMLMGQDFLFARKISPEAQELKSRLGALYAEQGVEFQISNEGRNLYEFLAKRGRNGLRFAPRFWETESTLGRDRELLIVTCKKWHVAKRLVNRLRDVSNIPALAYLFDEEGTDMPDLGGIEATLWKRTRHRRALVRMLFDYYETDRLVICLDPSALDLMQDFCADRAVTRILQIDCSLSDAYLTGHAERIGLAGQQTSSLALERLLPTIRNDIQHEADRIRDVGFDHHGLIRESDSDEQIAEQLMPFFALDHDAALTLARTEHLFTD; encoded by the coding sequence ATGGCAAAAATCGCATATGTTCTGCTGTGCCATAAGGACCCAGAGGCGATTATTCAGCAGGCGGAGCGACTAACCGCAGCCGGTGACTATATGGCGATCCATTTCGATGGGCGCTCTCCGGCCAGTGATTATCAGCAGATCCGCACGGCACTGAAGGACAATCCCAACATCTGCTTTGCCCGCAAACGGGTCAAATGCGGCTGGGGGGAATGGTCGCTGGTTCAGGCAACCCTCTATGCGCTGGAAAGCGCGGTTGCGACCTTCCGGCGAGCGACACATTTCTACATGGTCTCAGGCGACTGCATGGCGATCAAGACCGCAGAATATGCCCATCAGCTGCTGGATAGTCGGGATTGCGACTATATCGAAAGTTTTGATTTCTTTGAAAGCAACTGGATCAAGACCGGCATGAAGGAAGATCGGCTGATCTACCGCCATGTCTTCAACGAACGCAAAAACAAACGCCTGTTCGATCTGAGCCACAGCCTGCAGAAACGCCTCGGCCTGACCCGCGCGCTGCCTGAAGACATGCAGATCCAGATCGGCAGCCAGTGGTGGTGCCTGCGGCGCCGGACCGTCGAATGGATCCTGTCCTTCCTGACCGAGCGACGCGATGTCCTGCGGTTCTTTCGCACCACCTGGATCCCGGATGAAACCTTCTTTCAGACCCTGGTGCGTCATCTGGTTCCCACGAAGGAAATCGAGAGCCGCACGCTGACATTGCTGATGTTCTCGGACTACGGGATGCCGGTGCAGTTCTACAATGATCACTACGACATGCTGATGGGGCAGGATTTCCTCTTTGCCCGCAAGATCAGCCCCGAGGCGCAGGAGCTGAAATCCCGTCTTGGCGCGCTTTATGCCGAGCAGGGTGTTGAATTCCAGATTTCGAACGAAGGGCGCAATCTATATGAGTTTCTAGCGAAGCGCGGGCGGAACGGGTTGCGCTTTGCGCCACGCTTCTGGGAAACCGAAAGCACCTTGGGACGCGACCGCGAGCTGCTGATCGTTACCTGCAAAAAATGGCATGTAGCCAAGCGGTTGGTCAATCGCCTGCGCGATGTCAGCAATATTCCGGCACTTGCCTATCTCTTTGATGAGGAAGGCACCGATATGCCTGATCTTGGCGGAATCGAAGCAACCCTGTGGAAGCGCACCCGACACCGCCGTGCGCTGGTGAGAATGCTGTTTGACTACTACGAGACCGACAGGCTGGTGATCTGCCTTGATCCGTCAGCGCTGGATTTGATGCAGGATTTCTGCGCCGATCGTGCCGTCACGCGGATCCTGCAGATCGACTGTAGCCTGAGCGATGCCTATTTGACTGGTCATGCTGAACGAATTGGGTTGGCCGGCCAACAGACATCGTCTCTCGCGCTTGAGCGCCTGTTGCCAACCATTCGCAATGATATCCAGCACGAGGCCGACCGCATTCGCGATGTGGGTTTTGACCACCACGGGCTGATCCGCGAAAGCGACAGCGATGAACAGATTGCCGAACAGCTGATGCCGTTCTTTGCACTGGATCACGATGCAGCACTTACGCTGGCGCGGACGGAACATCTTTTTACGGACTAG
- a CDS encoding sulfotransferase family protein, whose protein sequence is MGFPGTWMTESESVVYRVVPKCACSTIGQIMYYSDHGQFFDGDIHDATGGLHKWALPDSQPLITSNVQAQKSYAFTCVRNPYTRVLSSFFDKICGIQRNGKRYRGNLVPRLTYDYGIEVGGDDGKEPFDQIKSFRRFLLFVRDTVKFRRPMEPDIHWSATSGHVSTFICNGGRYDKVIWTEAFNEGMQDVLDAIETPHQVDLNQIPRFNESEGHGPKRAHPVEDYFDDLSMHLVYEIYKRDFEVFKYDFENPANKMPVGEIDLDEVHAKLGE, encoded by the coding sequence ATGGGATTTCCAGGCACCTGGATGACGGAGAGCGAAAGCGTGGTCTATCGCGTGGTGCCCAAATGTGCCTGCTCCACCATCGGTCAGATCATGTATTATTCCGACCACGGGCAGTTCTTTGACGGCGATATTCACGATGCCACTGGCGGTCTGCACAAATGGGCTCTGCCTGACAGCCAGCCGCTGATCACCAGCAATGTTCAGGCGCAGAAATCCTACGCATTCACCTGCGTGCGAAATCCTTACACCCGGGTGCTGAGTTCCTTCTTCGACAAGATCTGCGGCATCCAGCGCAATGGCAAACGCTACCGGGGCAATCTGGTGCCGCGGCTCACCTATGATTATGGGATTGAGGTGGGCGGGGATGACGGCAAAGAGCCGTTTGATCAGATCAAGAGCTTCCGGCGTTTCCTGCTGTTTGTCCGCGACACGGTGAAGTTTCGCCGCCCGATGGAGCCGGATATCCACTGGTCGGCCACGTCGGGCCATGTCTCGACCTTCATTTGTAATGGCGGCCGGTACGACAAGGTGATCTGGACCGAAGCCTTCAACGAGGGCATGCAGGATGTACTGGACGCCATTGAGACGCCGCATCAGGTGGATCTGAACCAGATCCCCCGCTTCAACGAAAGCGAAGGTCACGGCCCCAAACGGGCCCACCCGGTCGAAGACTATTTTGACGATCTGTCGATGCATCTGGTCTATGAAATCTACAAGCGGGATTTCGAAGTTTTCAAATATGACTTTGAAAACCCCGCCAACAAGATGCCGGTGGGCGAGATCGACCTTGATGAGGTGCACGCCAAACTGGGCGAGTAG
- a CDS encoding NUDIX hydrolase, which translates to MTIWRPAQSIRVKTIGLPWRDGHFLAAEVPDDSGRTKGVRPLGGTVEFGETWQQALRREFQEELAVEITIIGAPVVLENIYQHEGQTGHEIIFAAQVTWPESPHLAGDTIEFSEDNGQTCIARWFHPDALEAGGIELFPTGLKAQLQDLGSPDRA; encoded by the coding sequence ATGACCATTTGGCGCCCCGCCCAGTCCATTCGCGTGAAAACCATTGGTCTGCCCTGGCGCGATGGCCATTTCCTCGCGGCGGAGGTGCCCGATGACAGCGGCCGGACCAAAGGCGTCCGCCCCTTGGGTGGCACCGTTGAATTTGGCGAAACCTGGCAACAGGCGCTGCGACGGGAGTTTCAGGAGGAGCTCGCTGTGGAGATCACCATCATCGGCGCGCCCGTGGTGCTGGAAAACATCTATCAGCACGAAGGCCAGACCGGCCATGAGATCATCTTCGCCGCGCAGGTCACATGGCCAGAGTCCCCGCATCTGGCAGGCGATACGATTGAGTTCTCGGAAGACAACGGCCAGACATGTATCGCCAGATGGTTCCATCCTGATGCGCTGGAGGCTGGCGGGATTGAGTTGTTTCCAACCGGGTTGAAAGCCCAGCTGCAAGATCTGGGATCCCCGGACCGCGCATAA
- the ilvD gene encoding dihydroxy-acid dehydratase, whose protein sequence is MPMYRSRTSTHGRNMAGARGLWRATGMTDDDFGKPIIAIVNSFTQFVPGHVHLKDLGQMVAREVEAAGGVAKEFNTIAVDDGIAMGHDGMLYSLPSREVIADSVEYMVNAHCADAMVCISNCDKITPGMLMAAMRLNIPAIFVSGGPMEAGKIDIADLDMKKIDLVDAMVAAASDTMTDEQVQHIEENACPTCGSCSGMFTANSMNCLAEALGLALPGNGSTLATHADRKHLFLEAGRKIVDITKRHYVGEEKGLLPREIATFDAFENAMSLDIAMGGSTNTVLHLLAIANEGKVDFTMTDMDRLSRKVPCLCKVAPNIENVHMEDVHRAGGIFSILGELSRAGLLHNECSTVHSSTMGEAIAKWDIKVANNPDAEALFKAAPGGVRTTEAFSQSNRYKELDTDREGGVIRSKDHAFSQDGGLAVLFGNIARDGCIVKTAGVDDNILKFTGSAYVCESQDQAVNDILTSKVKEGDVVVIRYEGPRGGPGMQEMLYPTSYLKSKGLGKACALLTDGRFSGGTSGLSIGHVSPEAAEGGTIGLVQQGDTIEIDIPNRTIHLAVSDEELAARRAAQDAAGWRPVKPRKRKVSTALKAYALLATSAAKGAVRALPDDE, encoded by the coding sequence ATGCCAATGTACCGATCCAGAACCTCCACCCATGGCCGCAACATGGCCGGCGCACGCGGCCTGTGGCGCGCCACCGGCATGACAGACGATGATTTCGGCAAGCCCATCATCGCCATCGTCAATTCCTTCACCCAGTTCGTGCCCGGCCACGTCCACCTGAAGGACCTGGGCCAGATGGTCGCCCGCGAGGTTGAGGCAGCCGGCGGCGTCGCAAAGGAGTTCAACACCATCGCTGTGGATGACGGCATCGCCATGGGCCATGACGGTATGCTCTATTCCCTGCCCTCCCGCGAGGTGATCGCTGACAGCGTCGAATATATGGTCAACGCTCATTGTGCGGACGCCATGGTCTGCATCTCCAACTGTGACAAGATCACCCCCGGCATGCTGATGGCCGCAATGCGGCTGAACATTCCGGCGATCTTTGTCTCCGGTGGTCCGATGGAAGCCGGCAAGATCGACATTGCCGATCTCGACATGAAAAAAATCGATCTGGTGGACGCCATGGTTGCCGCCGCCAGCGACACGATGACCGACGAACAGGTTCAGCACATCGAGGAAAACGCCTGCCCGACCTGTGGGTCGTGCTCCGGCATGTTCACCGCAAATTCGATGAATTGTCTGGCAGAGGCGCTGGGTCTGGCGCTGCCGGGCAATGGCTCGACCCTGGCCACCCATGCCGACCGCAAGCATCTGTTCCTGGAAGCAGGCCGCAAGATCGTTGACATCACCAAGCGTCACTATGTGGGCGAGGAGAAAGGTCTTCTGCCGCGTGAAATCGCGACCTTTGATGCGTTTGAGAACGCCATGAGCCTCGATATCGCGATGGGGGGGTCCACCAATACCGTGCTGCATCTTCTGGCGATCGCCAATGAGGGCAAGGTCGATTTCACCATGACTGATATGGACCGCCTCAGCCGTAAGGTCCCCTGCCTCTGCAAGGTCGCGCCGAATATAGAGAATGTGCATATGGAGGACGTCCATCGCGCCGGGGGCATCTTCTCCATCCTCGGAGAGCTGAGCCGTGCAGGCCTGTTGCACAATGAGTGCAGCACAGTGCATTCCAGTACCATGGGTGAAGCCATCGCCAAATGGGACATCAAGGTCGCCAACAACCCCGACGCCGAAGCGCTGTTCAAAGCTGCCCCCGGTGGCGTGCGCACCACTGAAGCGTTCTCGCAGTCCAACCGCTACAAGGAACTGGACACAGACCGCGAGGGGGGCGTGATCCGGTCCAAGGACCATGCCTTCAGTCAGGATGGCGGCCTGGCGGTGCTGTTCGGCAATATTGCCCGCGACGGCTGCATCGTGAAAACCGCCGGTGTGGATGATAACATCCTGAAATTCACCGGCTCCGCCTATGTCTGCGAAAGCCAGGATCAGGCGGTGAACGACATCCTGACCAGCAAGGTGAAAGAGGGCGATGTCGTCGTGATCCGCTACGAGGGTCCGCGCGGCGGTCCGGGTATGCAGGAAATGCTCTACCCGACCTCCTATCTGAAGTCGAAAGGGCTGGGCAAAGCCTGCGCACTCTTGACCGATGGCCGCTTCTCGGGCGGCACCTCGGGCCTCTCCATTGGCCATGTCTCACCCGAGGCAGCTGAAGGCGGCACCATCGGGCTGGTTCAGCAGGGGGATACCATCGAGATCGACATCCCCAACCGCACCATCCATCTGGCAGTTTCGGACGAAGAGCTGGCCGCGCGCCGTGCCGCCCAGGACGCGGCGGGCTGGAGACCCGTCAAGCCGCGCAAACGCAAAGTCTCCACTGCGCTGAAGGCCTATGCGCTGCTGGCCACATCGGCGGCCAAAGGCGCCGTGCGCGCCCTGCCTGACGACGAATAA
- a CDS encoding benzoate/H(+) symporter BenE family transporter, whose protein sequence is MLSSLKLSHIVAGAVAVLVGYTGSVAIIFQAIEASGASQAQANSWMLALGLGMGLTSLILSLAYRMPILTAWSTPGAALLAVSLADVSLSDAIGAFLFCAALLILTGVTGWFAALSRLIPDALANAMLAGLLFPFGLAAFSAFQSDTALVAAMAVTFVAGRRLFARYSIPAVLAVGILWCLGDGSFTHTASLDLTVAQPVFMMPSFSLPVLIGVGLPLYIVTMSSQNMPGVVTLKAAGYTPPVSASLIVTGAASFALAPFGGFAFNLAAITAAIGCGPEADENPKTRYMAGVMTGVLYIFVGLGGATVISLFLIAPKALVATVAGLALLSTIGNSLSAALSDARGREAALITFMVTVSGISFFGIGAAFWALVVGIAVNHLITPPPPNTATAGTAADPARS, encoded by the coding sequence ATGCTCAGTTCCTTGAAACTCTCGCATATTGTTGCAGGCGCGGTTGCCGTGCTGGTGGGCTACACCGGATCTGTCGCGATCATCTTTCAGGCTATTGAGGCTTCCGGCGCCAGTCAGGCACAGGCCAACAGCTGGATGTTGGCGCTGGGGCTTGGCATGGGGCTGACCAGCCTCATTTTGTCACTGGCGTACCGAATGCCTATTCTGACCGCTTGGTCCACACCTGGGGCCGCCCTGCTGGCCGTGAGCCTTGCCGATGTGTCGTTGAGCGATGCGATTGGCGCGTTTCTGTTCTGTGCTGCCCTCCTGATCCTGACCGGGGTGACCGGCTGGTTTGCCGCGCTGTCTCGGCTGATCCCGGATGCGCTGGCAAATGCTATGCTGGCCGGATTGCTGTTCCCCTTTGGTCTGGCCGCCTTTAGTGCGTTTCAATCCGACACTGCTCTGGTTGCCGCCATGGCGGTCACCTTTGTGGCCGGGCGGCGGTTGTTTGCACGCTATTCCATCCCGGCCGTGCTGGCTGTTGGCATCCTGTGGTGCCTTGGTGATGGCAGTTTCACCCATACTGCTTCATTAGATCTGACAGTGGCCCAGCCGGTCTTCATGATGCCGAGTTTTTCACTGCCCGTGCTGATCGGGGTTGGTCTGCCGCTGTATATCGTCACCATGTCCTCGCAGAATATGCCCGGCGTGGTCACGCTCAAGGCCGCAGGCTATACGCCGCCGGTCTCCGCCAGCCTGATCGTAACTGGTGCCGCCTCTTTCGCGCTGGCGCCCTTTGGTGGATTTGCCTTCAACCTCGCAGCCATCACCGCTGCCATCGGCTGCGGACCGGAAGCGGATGAAAACCCCAAGACCCGCTATATGGCCGGGGTGATGACGGGTGTGTTATACATCTTCGTCGGGCTTGGCGGCGCAACGGTCATCAGCCTGTTCCTGATTGCACCCAAGGCGCTGGTCGCCACGGTGGCGGGCCTTGCACTCCTGTCGACCATCGGCAACAGCCTCTCCGCGGCGCTGAGTGATGCACGGGGGCGCGAAGCCGCACTGATCACCTTCATGGTCACCGTATCCGGTATCAGCTTCTTCGGAATTGGCGCTGCGTTCTGGGCGCTTGTTGTCGGCATTGCCGTGAATCACCTGATCACCCCACCGCCACCAAACACGGCGACAGCGGGCACAGCTGCAGATCCTGCCCGATCATGA
- a CDS encoding helix-turn-helix domain-containing protein, translating to MSEDGITLNLRDIRQDAGLSLSKAAEVTGVSKAMLGQIERGESSPTIATLWKIAKGFHLPLTALIGEASQPEGSGGRSFRSVQFPGSIAVKMVFPFDPVLGAETFHVSLRPGQSHQSQPHDTGVTEEVFVLEGAMEVLRDGSWVPLETGQGLRFAADQPHGYRSGDRGAAFLNMHHYRRVGTVE from the coding sequence ATGAGCGAAGATGGCATCACTCTGAATTTGCGGGACATTCGTCAGGATGCGGGGCTCAGCCTGTCCAAGGCAGCTGAGGTCACGGGTGTCAGCAAGGCGATGCTGGGCCAGATTGAGCGGGGCGAATCAAGTCCGACGATTGCGACGCTGTGGAAGATTGCCAAAGGGTTTCACCTGCCTCTGACAGCGCTGATCGGTGAAGCCTCGCAGCCCGAAGGCAGCGGTGGCCGCAGCTTCCGCTCAGTGCAGTTCCCCGGCTCCATCGCGGTAAAAATGGTGTTCCCCTTCGATCCGGTGCTGGGGGCAGAAACTTTCCATGTCAGCCTGCGACCCGGTCAGTCGCACCAATCGCAGCCCCATGATACCGGCGTCACCGAAGAGGTCTTTGTGCTGGAAGGCGCCATGGAAGTGCTGCGAGATGGCAGTTGGGTACCGCTGGAGACCGGCCAAGGGTTGCGGTTCGCGGCCGATCAGCCGCATGGCTACCGCAGCGGCGATCGCGGGGCGGCCTTCCTCAACATGCATCACTATCGTCGTGTGGGCACGGTTGAATAG
- a CDS encoding DMT family transporter — protein MDTLRGSLLMVLAMAAFALEDMFIKSAARSLPVGQILILFGAGGMVIFAIVARAQGHRLWNPVFCTRALLVRSVAEVAGRLCFTLAIALTPLSSASAILQATPLVVSAGAVVFFGEHVGLRRWLAIAAGFIGVLMILRPGASGFELASLFAVAGTLGFAGRDLATRAAPAGLSNAHLGLAGFAMLVVAGLIALPFGAPMKTPDAATTIDLAAATLVGVVAYQALTGAMRVGEISVVAPFRYTRLIFAMVLGVVVFHERPDMWTLIGSAVIVISGGFTLMRSNRRQVT, from the coding sequence ATGGATACACTGCGCGGCAGCCTCCTGATGGTGCTGGCCATGGCGGCCTTTGCGCTGGAAGATATGTTCATCAAATCCGCTGCCCGCAGCCTGCCTGTGGGTCAGATCCTGATCCTGTTCGGCGCCGGTGGCATGGTGATTTTTGCAATCGTGGCGCGTGCGCAAGGGCATCGCCTGTGGAACCCTGTGTTCTGCACGCGCGCCTTGCTGGTGCGCTCGGTTGCCGAGGTTGCGGGGCGGCTTTGCTTCACGCTGGCGATTGCACTGACACCATTGTCCTCAGCCTCTGCCATTCTGCAGGCGACGCCGCTGGTGGTTTCCGCCGGGGCGGTGGTGTTTTTTGGCGAGCATGTGGGCCTGCGCCGCTGGCTGGCGATTGCGGCGGGGTTCATCGGGGTGCTGATGATCCTGCGCCCGGGTGCGAGCGGGTTTGAACTCGCCTCACTCTTTGCGGTGGCGGGAACGCTGGGGTTTGCCGGGCGCGATCTGGCCACGCGGGCGGCACCAGCGGGGCTGTCGAATGCGCATCTCGGGCTTGCAGGCTTTGCCATGCTGGTGGTGGCCGGGCTGATCGCGCTGCCCTTTGGTGCGCCGATGAAGACACCGGATGCGGCGACCACCATCGATTTGGCTGCCGCGACGCTGGTGGGGGTGGTGGCCTATCAGGCTCTGACCGGAGCCATGCGGGTTGGTGAAATTTCTGTCGTTGCCCCGTTTCGCTATACCCGGTTGATCTTTGCGATGGTGCTGGGGGTGGTGGTCTTCCACGAGCGTCCGGATATGTGGACCCTGATCGGCAGCGCTGTCATCGTGATCAGCGGCGGCTTCACCCTGATGCGCAGCAACCGCCGCCAAGTGACCTGA
- the smpB gene encoding SsrA-binding protein SmpB, whose amino-acid sequence MAKQKSDPNYKVIAENRRARFDYAIEDDLECGILLEGSEVKSLRVGGTNIAESYATVDDGELWLVNSYIAPYEQAKMFRHEERRRRKLLVSRKELSNLWNATQRKGMTLVPLVMYFNHRGLAKIKIGIAKGKKNHDKRETEAKRDWSRQKQRLLKDHS is encoded by the coding sequence ATGGCCAAGCAAAAATCAGACCCGAATTACAAAGTCATCGCAGAAAACCGCCGCGCGCGGTTCGACTACGCGATTGAAGATGATCTGGAATGCGGGATCCTTCTGGAAGGGTCCGAGGTCAAATCCCTGCGCGTGGGCGGCACCAATATCGCCGAAAGCTATGCGACGGTTGATGATGGCGAGCTTTGGTTGGTGAATTCCTACATCGCGCCTTATGAACAGGCGAAGATGTTCAGACATGAAGAGCGCCGCCGCCGTAAACTTTTGGTGTCCCGCAAGGAGCTGTCGAACCTATGGAATGCAACCCAGCGCAAGGGCATGACCCTGGTGCCGCTGGTGATGTATTTCAACCATCGCGGCCTGGCCAAGATCAAGATTGGTATCGCCAAGGGCAAGAAGAACCACGACAAACGCGAGACGGAGGCCAAACGCGATTGGTCACGTCAGAAGCAGCGTTTGCTGAAAGACCACAGCTGA
- the sseA gene encoding 3-mercaptopyruvate sulfurtransferase, with the protein MDDPKTLVSTDWLAAHLKDPDLRLLDASWYMPQEGRDPKAEYAVAHIPGARFFDIDDIADNRSDLPHMVPPVEKFMSRLRAMGVGDGHQVVVYDGTGLRSAARVWWLFRLMGQTNIAVLDGGLPKWQAEGNPVEDLPPVIRDRHMTVRVQNHLLRDVTQVSSAAKLGDHEIIDARAAERFQGAVAEPREGLRAGHIPGSRNVPYTELLNADQTMKSPDALRAVFEKAGVDLSKPAITTCGSGVTAAVLSLAMERFGKTDHALYDGSWTEWGAFPTLPVATGEA; encoded by the coding sequence TTGGACGATCCTAAAACGCTTGTGTCGACAGACTGGCTTGCTGCGCATCTGAAGGACCCCGATCTGCGGCTCCTCGATGCCTCTTGGTATATGCCGCAGGAGGGGCGCGACCCCAAGGCTGAATACGCGGTTGCCCATATCCCCGGCGCGCGCTTCTTTGACATTGATGATATCGCCGACAATCGCTCCGACCTGCCGCATATGGTCCCGCCGGTGGAGAAATTCATGTCCCGGCTGCGGGCCATGGGTGTCGGCGATGGCCATCAGGTCGTGGTCTATGACGGCACCGGGTTGCGCTCTGCGGCGCGGGTGTGGTGGCTGTTCCGCCTGATGGGGCAGACCAATATCGCGGTGCTGGATGGTGGCTTGCCGAAATGGCAGGCCGAGGGCAATCCGGTTGAGGATCTGCCGCCAGTGATCCGCGATCGCCATATGACCGTGCGGGTGCAGAACCACCTCTTGCGGGATGTGACACAGGTCTCCTCCGCCGCCAAGCTTGGCGATCACGAGATTATCGACGCCCGCGCAGCGGAGCGCTTTCAGGGTGCCGTGGCCGAACCCCGCGAAGGCCTGCGTGCGGGCCATATTCCCGGGTCCCGGAACGTACCTTATACGGAGCTTTTGAACGCCGATCAGACCATGAAATCGCCGGACGCTCTGCGCGCGGTGTTTGAGAAGGCCGGCGTCGATCTCAGCAAACCAGCCATCACCACCTGTGGGTCAGGTGTCACCGCTGCTGTCCTCAGCCTCGCCATGGAGCGTTTCGGAAAGACCGATCATGCGCTTTATGACGGCTCCTGGACGGAGTGGGGCGCCTTCCCGACATTGCCCGTTGCAACCGGAGAAGCCTGA
- a CDS encoding aromatic amino acid transaminase, with amino-acid sequence MFETLKPQPADKILALMQMYRDDPRDSKIDLGVGVYKNAEGVTPVMRAIKAAEHKLWEEQTSKSYVGLAGDPAYSDAMIKLILSDSVARANVAAAATPGGTGAVRQAFELIKMANPGARVFVSNPTWPNHISILNYLNIETVAYRYFDRETCGVDFDGMIADLKTANKGDVVLLHGCCHNPTGANLNMVQWQEVVAILNERGLIPMIDIAYQGFGDGLEEDAQGVRYVAANTPECLIAASCSKNFGIYRERTGLLMAVSQDSGAQALNQGTLAFLNRQNYSFPPDHGARLVSMILNDDALRADWAAELEETRLGMLALRQQLADELQRLTGSDRFGFLAQHRGMFSLLGTTPEMVEKMRAESGIYMVGDSRMNIAGLNTQTVPILAQAIVDAGV; translated from the coding sequence ATGTTCGAAACCCTCAAACCCCAGCCAGCGGATAAGATCCTGGCGCTGATGCAGATGTATCGCGACGATCCGCGCGACAGCAAAATCGACCTCGGCGTCGGCGTCTACAAGAACGCTGAAGGGGTGACCCCGGTCATGCGCGCCATCAAGGCGGCAGAGCATAAACTCTGGGAAGAGCAGACGTCCAAATCCTATGTGGGTCTGGCCGGGGATCCGGCTTATTCCGACGCCATGATCAAACTGATCCTCTCCGACAGTGTTGCGCGCGCCAATGTTGCCGCCGCAGCCACGCCCGGCGGCACCGGCGCTGTGCGTCAGGCGTTTGAACTGATCAAGATGGCCAATCCCGGCGCGCGTGTTTTCGTGTCGAACCCAACCTGGCCGAACCACATTTCAATCCTGAACTATCTGAACATCGAAACCGTCGCCTATCGCTATTTTGATCGCGAGACCTGCGGCGTCGATTTCGACGGCATGATCGCGGACCTGAAGACGGCGAACAAGGGTGACGTGGTGCTGCTGCATGGTTGCTGCCACAACCCGACCGGTGCCAACCTCAACATGGTGCAGTGGCAGGAAGTCGTGGCCATCCTGAACGAGCGTGGTCTGATCCCGATGATCGACATTGCCTATCAGGGCTTTGGCGACGGTCTGGAAGAGGACGCACAGGGTGTGCGCTACGTGGCAGCGAATACGCCCGAATGCCTGATCGCGGCCAGCTGCTCCAAGAACTTTGGCATCTACCGCGAGCGTACCGGTCTGTTGATGGCGGTCTCTCAGGACAGCGGCGCACAGGCGCTGAACCAGGGCACGCTGGCCTTCCTCAACCGTCAGAACTACTCCTTCCCGCCGGATCACGGCGCGCGTCTGGTGTCGATGATCCTCAACGATGACGCCCTGCGCGCCGATTGGGCAGCGGAGCTGGAAGAGACCCGCCTGGGCATGCTGGCGCTGCGTCAGCAACTCGCGGATGAGCTGCAGCGCCTGACCGGCTCTGATCGCTTTGGCTTCCTTGCCCAGCATCGTGGCATGTTCTCGCTGCTCGGCACCACGCCGGAGATGGTCGAGAAAATGCGCGCAGAGAGCGGCATCTACATGGTGGGCGACAGCCGCATGAATATCGCAGGCCTGAACACCCAGACCGTGCCGATCCTGGCTCAGGCGATTGTCGACGCAGGCGTCTGA